The segment CGCGCTCTTATAGGCGGCGGGACCCCTGCGGCAAGGGTCGGCGGTGAGGGTCGCGAGGGCTACAAACGAAAGCGGCCGCCGGATCGCTCCGGCGGCCGCCCGTGGTTCCGGTTGGCGCTCAGCCCTTGACCGCGGCCGCGACTTCGGCGGCGAAGTCGGTCTCTTCCTTCTCGATGCCTTCGCCGAGCTGGAAGCGGACGTAATCCTTGAGCACGATCTCCGCGCCCGCCTGCTTGCCGGCGGCGGCGACGACGTCGCTGATGGCGGTCTTGTTGTCCATCACGAACAGCTGGCTGAGCAGCGCGTTCTCCTTGGCGAACTTCTTGACCGCGCCTTCGACCATCTTGGCCTGCACGTCAGCCGGCTTGCCGCTCTCGGCAGCCTTGTCGGCGGCGACCTTGCGTTCGCGCTCGATCACTTCCGCGTCGAGGCCGTCAGCGTCGAGCGCCTGCGGGAACGCGGCGGCGATGTGCATCGCCAGCTGCTTGCCGAGGCTTTCGAGCGCGCCCTTGTCGGCGGTCGATTCCAGCGCGACCAGCACGCCGATCTTCCCGAGGTTCGGCGCGGCGGCGTTGTGAATGTACGGTACCACCACGCCCTGGTTCACCGACACATGCTTGATCCGGCGGACCTGCTGGTTCTCGCCGATGGTCGCGACATTGTCGGTCAGCTTGTCGGCTACCGTGCCGCCGTCGGGATAGGCGGCGCTCTTCAGCGTTTCGACGTCATTGGCGCCGTCCGTCAGCGCCACTTCGGTGACCTTGCGGACGAAGTCCTGGAACTTGTCGTTCTTGGCGACGAAATCGGTCTCGGAGTTGACCTCGACGGCCACGCCCTTGGTGCCCTCGACGGCCACGCCGACCAGGCCTTCGGCCGCGGTGCGGCTCGATTTCTTGGCGGCGGTGGCAAGCCCCTTGGCGCGCAGCGCGTCGACCGCGGCTTCGATGTCGCCGTTCGTCTGCTCGAGCGCCTTCTTGGCGTCCATCATGCCCGCGCCAGTCTTCTCGCGCAGGTTCTTCACGTCGGCGGCGGTGAAAGCAGCCATGTCAGTCTTCCTTCTTGGTATCATGCGGCGCGGCGCCGGATTTGAGCCCGGCGCCGCGCGAACAGGGTATTAGGCAGGCAGGCGATGCGCGGGCATCAGCCCTGTGCGGCAGCCTCGGCAGGGGCCTGGGCGCCGCTCGCTTCGGCCACGTCAGCTTCCGCCGGCGGTTCGGCCATCGCGCCGATGTCCTGGCCCGAATCGATGGTCGCGCGGCCCTTCCCGCTCGAGGCGGCTTCGGCCACCGCGTCGCAGTACAGGCGCACGGCGCGCGCGGCGTCGTCGTTACCGGGGATCGGGAACGCGATGCCGCTCGGATCGACGTTGGTGTCGAGCACGGCGACGACCGGAATGCCGAGCACGCCGGCTTCCTTGATCGCGAGGTCTTCCTTGCCCGCGTCGATCACGAACATGACCGCCGGAATGCCGCCCATGTCGCGGATGCCGCCCAGGCTCATCTCGAGCTTGTCGCGCTCACGCGTGAGCTGGAGGATTTCCTTCTTGGTCAGGCCCGAGATTTCGCCCGACAGCTGCTCGTCCAGGCTCTTGAGGCGCTTGATCGAACCGGAAATGGTCTTCCAGTTGGTCAGCATCCCGCCCAGCCAGCGGTGGTTGACGAAGTGCTGGCCCGAACGGCGGGCGGCCTCTGCAATCGGCTCCTGCGCCTGGCGCTTGGTGCCGACGAACAGCACCTTGCCGCCCGAACGCACGGTGTCTTGGATGAAGTCGAGCGCGCGCGCCATCAGCGGCACGGTCTGCGACAGGTCGATGATGTGGACACCGTTGCGGGCGCCGAAGATGTACGGCTTCATCCGCGGGTTCCAGCGGTGAGTCTGGTGGCCGAAGTGCGCGCCGGCCTCGATCAATTGCTGCATGGAGACGGTCGGAGCCGCCATAGGTAATTCCTTTCCGGTTTGGCCTCTGGAGAGCTGGAACCCGTGCGGAGATCCCGCGCGCGGCACCGGTATGAAGTGCTCTCCATGTGGATTTGCCCGCCATTTCCCATCGGGAAAGATGACGAACAGGGGCGGCCCATAGCGTCACCGCGCGCGGATTGCCACCTTCAATTCACCGCGCCCGTGATTCGGACTGCCGAGAATTACCCTTGACCGTGCGGAACAAAAAGCGAACATTGTCTCGTATCGGGAACCATAACCGATTCGGAGTTTTCCACCAGTTGTCCACATACCGTCAACGCGGTTGTGCCGACCATCGAAGGTCTCGCAAAAATGATCGCTATCCTGCTCGTCGCACTGTTTGCCGCTGTCGCCGTGACCAGTGTCGCCACTCTTGCCGATGCCGCCGTCCGCGGCCGGAACGCGTTCCGGCTGCTGCGGAGCGAGCGGGTGTCGGCTCATGAGGACCGGCGCGTGACGGTGCGGTTCGAAGGCGAAGACATGTGGCAGCCGTTGCCCGCGCTGCGCCCGCTCGCGGTCAGGGGTGCTCGGGGAGCGCGCCGGGTGGTGTGGACGGCAAAGCCGCTGCGCGCTGCCGCTTGATCCGCGCATAGCGTATCCAGGCATACGGGATCAGCGCCAGATACGCGGCGCAGATCGCCACCAGCGTCCACCACGGTTCCAGCAGCAATGCCGCGAACACCAGTCCAACCACCAGGATCACTCCCAGCCGCACGTCACGCCGGGGTCGCATCAGCGTCCAGCTGAGCGTCGCCACGTTCGAGATCATCAGGAACGCGATCAGCGCGATCCACGGCGCCACCAGCCGCGGATCGCGGAAGATGTCCTCGCCGGTCGCCAGCCACAGGTAAACCGGCAGGAAGGCCAGCCCCGCGCCCACCGGGGCGGGCACCCCGGTCAGGAAGCCGGCGGATTTGTGCGGTTGTTCCTTCACGTCGATCTGCGCGTTGAACCGGGCAAGCCGCAATGCGCCGCAGATCGCGAACGCCAGCGCCGCGAACCAGCCGAGCCGCGCGAGCGGGCTGGCCGGATCGCCCAGCGACCACAGGAACAGGATCAGCGCCGGAGCGGTGCCGAAGCTGAGCGAATCGGCCAGGCTATCAAGTTCCGCCCCGAAGCGTGACTGCGCCTGCAACAGCCGTGCGATGCGCCCGTCCATCCCGTCCAGCACCCCGGCGAGGATGACGGCGATGACCGCTTCCGCCCACAGGCCGCCCATCGCGAACCGGATGCCGGTCAGCCCGGAACACATCGCCGCGGCGGTGATGGCATTGGGCACGACCGCGCGCATCGCCAGCCCGCTGGGGCGGCGGCGGGTGGCGAGCGGAACCTCGTCCTCGGCCGCCTTGGGGCCGACGCGTGGCCGGTCGAAATCTGTCATTGGTTGATGCCTTCCAGCAGCTTCTGCGTACCGATTTCGGCAAGCGGGGTTTCGCCGGCGACCACCGTCTGCCCCAACACGACTTTCGCATCAGTGCCGGCCGGAAGATAGATATCCACCCGGCTGCCGAAGCGGATCAGCCCGACCCGCTGGCCCGCCGCGACCATGTCGCCCGGCTTGACGAACGGGACGATCCGCCGCGCCAGCAGGCCGGCGATCTGGGTGAAGCCAATCGCGGTGCCGTCCGGCCGTTCGATCAGGATATGCTGACGCTCGTTCTCCTCGCTCGCCTTGTCGAGGTCGGCGTTGACGAACCTGCCCGGGATATAGACCACCCGCCGCACCGTGCCGCCAATCGGCGCGCGATTGATGTGCACGTCGAACACGCTCATGAAAATCGAGATGCGGGTGACGGGTCCGGCAGGCAGCCCGCGCGCGCCGCTGCCATCATCGACCTGCAGTTCGGCCGGAGGTGCCACCTGCGCGATCAGGGAGACCATGCCATCCGCCGGCGAGACGATCAGCCGATCGTCCTGCGGGACCACGCGCTCCGGATCGCGGAAGAACGCCAGCACGCCCAAGGTCAGGAAGGCGAGCGGCCAGGCGATCGTCTCCCACGCCAGCAGCGCGCACACGAACGCCGCCGTCGCGCCGATCAGCGCGAATTTTCTACCTTCAGGATGGACCGAGGGCCACTGCCAGTGCGCGTCGCCGCGGCCTTTGTTGTCGAGAATTTCTCCGGCCATAGGCGGTGGCTTAGGTCGTGCGCCCGATGCTCACAAGTAAAACCGAGTGGGCAAAACCGCGCGGGCGCTACCCCGCCTTGCGGACGAACACGGTCCCCGCCGAATACCCGGCGCCGAAGCTGCAGATGATCCCGGTGTCGCCCGCCACCAGGTCGCCGGAGTGCTGGTGGAACGCGATGATCGAGCCGGCGCTGGAGGTGTTGGCGTATGTATCCAGCACCGTCGGACTTTCGTCCTCGCTCGCCTCATGCCCCAGCACTTTCTGCGCAATCAGGCGATTCATTCCGGCGTTCGCCTGGTGGAGCCACAACCGCCGCAGCGAGCGCGGATCGATGCCCAACCGGTCCGCTTCTTCGACGATCATCGCGGCGACCATCGGCACCACCTCCTTGAACACCTTGCGCCCTTCCTGGACGAACAGCTTGTCGGGCTGGCCGGCGCCCTCTGGCGCGGCGCGATTGAGGAAGCCGAAGTTGTTGCGGATGTTGTTGGAGAACACCGTCTTCAGCTTGGTGCCGAGGATGTCCCAGTGGTCCGCCGGGGCCATGGCAGCATCCTCCACCAGCACCGCGGTGGCGACATCGCCGAAGATGAAGTGGCTGTCGCGGTCGCGCCAGTTAAGGTGTCCGCTGGTGATTTCGGGGCTGACCACCAGCACGCTGCGCGCGTTGCCCGCGCGGATGTAATCGGCGGCGGTCTGGATGCCGAAGGTGGCCGACGAGCATGCGACATTCATGTCGAACCCGAAGCCGTCGATGCCCAGCACATGCTGGATCTCGATCGCCATCGCCGGATAGGCGCGCTGCATGTTGGACGCCGCGCAAAGCACCGCGTCCACCTGGCCGGGCGCGCGCCCCGCCCGCTCCAGCGCCTGGCGCGCGGCGGTGACGCCAACCTCCGCCATGATCGACAGTTCGTCGTTCGCGCGTTCCGGAATGCGCGGGCACATCGTTCCGGGATCGAGCACGCTCGCCTTATCGACCACGTGGCGCGACTTGATCCCGCTCGCCTTCTCGATAAACTCGACAGAGCTTGGCTCCAGCGCCGGACGGTCCCCCACCGCGATCGCGTCAGCGTGCTCGGCGTTATGGCGCCGGACATACTCGTTGAAGCTGTCGACCAGTTCGGCGTTGGTGATTGTTTCCGGCGGAGTGTAAAGTCCCGTCGCCGAGATCACCGGGCGGTGCGTTGCGTCCATCGCGGCGGATTAGGCGCGCGGGCCGGGCACGGCAAGCGCCGCTCAGCCCGTCAGCAGCACGTATCCCCACAGACCTGCGGTCAGCACCACGATCCCGACGATCGCGGCCTTCCCGATACGCACCAGCTTGCGCCGCCGCGCCGCGGCCTTGAGCCGCGCCTCATATCCCATTGGTATTCGCTTCATGATCCCCGCCCACCGAGAAACACGCCCCACCGGGAAAGCCCTACCTTGAAAAGGCGGTGGTGGACAGGGCTGGATTCGAACCAGCGTACGCTTGCACGGGCAGATTTACAGTCTGCTGCCTTTAACCACTCGGCCACCTGTCCACACAGGGCTTACGAGCTCCACTTCCATCCCGCATGCGGGGTCCGTGGGCCGAGAGAGGCGCGCCATGGCGAAGCAGCGCTTGCCTGTCAATGGCCGCGCTGGCAGGGGCTGCCGATGGCCAAGGGCGAGAAAAAAAGAGCGATGCGCGGACGCGCCGGGCGCATGCAAGGCGGCCGGGGCAGCGGACGCGCCGGCACCGGCCAGGTCCGGCTGTGGGGCCGGCACGCGGTGGAAGCCGCGCTCAAGAACCCGGAACGCCAGCATCGCAAGTTGTGGACGACGCGCGAAGGCATTGAATCGCTCGATGGCGAACTGCCGGCGGATTTCCCGGTCGAATACGCCGATGCGCACGATCTGAGCCGGCTGGTGGCGCGCGATGCGCCGCACCAGGGGCTGGTGCTCGAATGCGTCCCACTGGAAGACGTGTTTCTCGACGATGTGATCGCCAGCGATGAAGACCTTGATGAGGGGCGAGGCGGCGGTCCGGTGCTGGTGCTCGACCAGGTGACCGATCCGCACAACGTGGGCGCGATCATGCGGTCGGCGGCCGCGTTCGGGGCGGCAGCCATCGTCACGCAGGATCGCCATGCTCCCCCCGAATCGGGAACGGTGGCCAAATCGGCCAGCGGCGCGCTCGAAATCGTGCCGTGGGTGCGGGTGGTGAACCTGGCCCGCGCGCTGGAGGAGCTGGCCGAGGCGGGATACTGGCGCATCGGCCTCGCGGGCGAAGCGGACACGACGCTCGCCGAGGCGCTGCCCGCCGGACGGGTCGCGCTGGTGCTCGGCGCGGAAGGCGAAGGCATGCGGCACAACATCGCCGGCCATTGCGATGCGCTGGCGCGGCTGCCGATCAGCGAGGCGATGGAAAGCCTCAACGTATCGAACGCGGCGGCGATCGCGCTGTATGCGGTGGCGACACGAACGCCGTAAGCGCGCCGCAACGGGGGTTTAACGGAGGGGGAACTCGATGATCTGGATCAAACGACCGCGCCGGTTTGCCGCCGCGGCAATCACGGCCGCCGCCGCGCTGTTGCTGGCCGGATGCCTGCTGACGCCGGGCAAGTTCGCCTCCACGCTCGACATCCGCAAGGGCGGCGCCTTTACCTATACCTATGACGGCGAGATCCACCTGCTGGCGCTGAGCAAGCTGGCGCAGATGGGTCAGGGCGCGAAGGCAGAGGAAGCCTTCACCGCTTTCTGCGCCGACGACGACACGTTCGAGCAGCGCGACTGCACGCCGGAGGAGGAAGCCGAGCAGCGCCAGGCGTGGGACGACGGCGCGGCCGCGCGGCTGGTGAAAAAGGACCAGGAAGCCGTGGCGATGCGCGCAATGCTCGGCGGGATCGATCCGGCAGACCCCGCGGCGGCCGAAGAACTGGCCGCCCGGCTTCGGCGCCAGGCCGGCTGGAGCCGGGTCAACTACAAGGGCGACGGATTGTTCGACGTTCGCTTTGCGCTGAGCGGCAAGCTGGACCACGATTTCGTGTTTCCGACACTCGAAGGCTTCCCGATGGCGAATTTCTTCGTCACCGCCACCCGCCGCCAGGGCGGGACCGTGCGGATCGACGCTGCGGGACTCGTCTCCCCGGCGGGGACCAACCCGTTTCAAGCGATGATGATGGGCGGGATGATGGCGGGCGCGGCGGAAGAAGCGACCAGGGTCGCGGCAGAGGCCGGCGAAGACTCGGTCACGCCGCCCGTATGGCCGGTGACGGAGGGCACCTTCACCGTCACCACCGATGGCGAGATCCTGGCCAACAACACCGACGAGGGAGCCGCCACCGGTGCCCGCGGCAAGACGCTGGCCTGGATGATCAACGTGCGCACCAAGCAGGCGCCGACCGCGCTGATCAAGATCGATTAGCGGCTGGCACCGGGTGTCCCCGCTGGGGCGCCCGGTGTCGCCGATGGCCGTGACTGGCTAGACGGTCAGTTGACCGAATCCTTCAGCAGCTTGCCCGCCTTGAACTTGGGCTGGTTGGATGCCTTGATCTTCATCGGTTCGCCGGTCCGGGGGTTGCGTCCGGTCGATGCCTTGCGGCGGGACACGGTGAACGTGCCGAAGCCGACCAGGCGGACCTCGTCCCCCTTCTTGAGAGCGCCGGTGATGGCGTCGAACACGCCTTCCACCGCGCTGGCGGCGTCAGTGCGCGACAGCCCCGCATTCTCGGCGACCGCGCCGATGAGATCGTTCTTGTTCATCCATTCCCCCTTGCGGCGATGATATGTCAGACCCGCCTGGGATGGCGCGCGCGGACCCGCCGTTCGTCCCCCAGGATTCGCTGCTGCGAAGGGCGGACTTCTGACGAGGTTTTGGCACCTGAGTCAAAGCCAAATAGGGCCGGTCCCCTGCCACGCGGGGCAAACCGAGCCGAACCGTCTCGAAACGGTCCGGTTCGGATGCCGTAGCGTCGCACCACCGGCGTTTCGTGCGTGGCTGGCCGCGCACGCCGATGTCGCGGACAGACCTAGTGCGCGGTGGCGCCTTCGCCCGGCTCATGCCGCAGCGGCTGGCTGGCAAGGTCGTCGGCCTCGCTCCACTCGATCGCATCGAGCGGGCTCACCAGCGCCCGTTCCAGTACCTGGTCCACATGGCCGACCGGCACAATCTCCAGCCCATCCTTGATGTTCTGCGGTATCTCGGCGAGATCCTTGACGTTGTCTTCCGGGATGAGGACCGTCTTAATTCCGCCGCGCAGGGCCGCGAGCAGCTTTTCCTTCAGCCCGCCGATCGCCAGCACCCGTCCGCGCAAGGTGACCTCACCGGTCATCGCCACGTCGGGTCGCACGGCGACGCCCGACAGCGTTGAAACGATCGAGGTGACCATGCCGACACCCGCGCTGGGCCCGTCCTTGGGCACCGCGCCTTCGGGCAGGTGGATGTGGATGTTCTTGCGCTGGAACACGCTCGGCCGGATGCCATAGGCCGGCGCGCGCGCCTTCACGAAGCTGAACGCCGCGGCGATGCTCTCGGTCATCACGTCACCCAGCTTGCCGGTGGTCTTGATCTCGCCCTTGCCTGGCGTGGTGACGCTTTCGATGGTCAGCAGCTCACCGCCCACCTCGGTCCACGCCAGCCCGGTGACCGCGCCGACCTGCGCCTCTTCCTCGGAGACGCCGTGCTTGAACTTGCGCACCCCGGCGAACTCGCCAAGGTTTTCGGGCGTGACGGTGACGCTGGTCACCTGCTTTTCGAGGATCTTGCGCAGGCTCTTGCGCGCGAGCCGTGCGATCTCGCGCTCCAGCGTGCGGACGCCCGCTTCGCGCGTGTAGTAACGGATCAGGTCGCGCAGGCCATCGGTGGTGAGGACGAACTCGCCGTCCTTCAGGCCATGCGCTTCAATCTGCTTGGCGATCAGGTGGCGTTCGGCGATCTCGACCTTTTCGTCCTCGGTATAGCCTTCCAGCCGGATGATCTCCATCCGGTCGAGCAGCGGCTGCGGCAGGTTCAGGCTGTTCGCTGTGGTCACGAACATGATGTCCGACAGGTCGAGGTCCAGCTCCAGGTAGTGGTCCTGGAACTTGGCGTTCTGTTCAGGGTCGAGCACTTCCAGTAGAGCCGACGCCGGATCGCCGCGGAAATCCTGGCCCAGCTTGTCGATCTCGTCGAGCAGGAACAGCGGGTTGCTGGTCCCGGCCTTCTTCAGGTTGGACACGATCTTGCCCGGCAACGATCCGATGTAGGTGCGCCGGTGGCCCCGGATCTCCGCCTCGTCGCGCACTCCGCCCAGCGACTGGCGCACGAATTCGCGGCCCGTGGCCTTGGCGATCGACTTGCCGAGGCTGGTCTTGCCGACGCCCGGAGGACCGACGAGGCACAGGATCGGCCCCTTCAGCTTGTTGGTGCGCGCCTGGACGGCCAGGTATTCGACGATCCGGTCCTTGACCTTTTCCAGCGCATAGTGGTCCTCATCGAGCACGGCCTGCGCCTGCGCGATGTCTTTCTTGACCTTCGATTTCTTGCCCCACGGCAGCCCCAGCAGCACGTCGAGGTAATTGCGGATGACCGTTGCTTCGGCGCTCATCGGCTGCATGGTCTTGAGCTTCTTGAGCTCGCTTTCGGCCTTGGCGCGCGCTTCCTTGCTCAGCTTCAGCTTGGCGATCTTGTCGGTCAGCTCGGCGATCTCGTCACCGTCCTCGCCGTCGCCGCCCAGTTCGCTCTGGATCGCCTTCAACTGTTCGTTGAGGTAATATTCGCGCTGGGTCTTTTCCATCTGGCGCTTCACGCGGCCGCGGATCTTGCGCTCGACCTTGAGCACCGACAGCTCGCCTTCCATGATCGACATGACCATTTCCAGCCGCTTGAGCGGATCGCGCTCGGCCAGCAGCGCCTGCTTGTCGGCGACCTTGCCCGCCAGCGCGGCGGAGATCGTGTCGGCCAACTCCCCGGCGTCGTCGATTTCGGTCAGATCGTTACCCGCGCCCTCGCCCAGCTTCTTGTTGAGCTTGGCATACTCGCCGAACTGCTCGACCACCTGGCGCATCATCGCCACGACTTCGCTGCCCGCCGCGGTTTCTGGCGACGTGCTCTCCACCTCGGCGACGACGAAGCCGCCCTCCTGCCGCATGGCGATCAGATTGGCGCGGGTGCCACCCTCGACCAGCAGGCGAACCGTGCCGTCAGGCATCTTGAGCAGTTGCAGGACCTGCGCGATCACCCCGGTATCGAACAGATCGTCGTCCGACGGATCGTCGCATCCCGGATCGAGCTGCGCGACGAGGAAGATGTCCTTGTCGCCTTCCATCGCTGCTTCCAGCGCGGCGACCGACTTCTCGCGGCCGACGAAGATCGACACGACCTGGCCCGGAAAGACCACGATGTCGCGCAAGGGGAGGAGGGGGAAAAGCTGGTTCATGAAAGATATCCGTCTGTTGAAAACGGATATGGGAGCTGGCGCGCGGGCGCGCAACGGGCGCAGGCACCGCTGCGCACAGTCGCATCAGAACTCGAACGAGATCACCGTGCCCCTGGCATTGCGCACGGTTCGCACGGAGTAAGGCGGCGAACCCTCGCGCCCGGGTCCGGCCCGCTGGGGGTTCCGTGCACAGTCGATCGCAAAGCTGGGCGCTGCGCTGTTTCTTGCCGGCACGGAGCGCGCCGCGCAAAACGGCTCAATCTTGAGGGAGACGTTGATCGTGGCGCGCTCTTCCGCTGCCAGCACAGGAGCGGCGGCGGCGAAGACGGGGCCGATCAGCAGAAGAAAGCGCGCCACGCGGCAGGGCTATGCCGCCGGGCACCAACAGCCTGCTGACCAGGGCCTCCGTATGAACCCCTAGGCGCGGGGCCGCCTCCGTTCAGCTGAAGCCGGGGATTTCCAGTCCCGGGGGCAGGCCCATGCCCGACTGGATCTTCTGCATCTCGTCGTTGGCCACCCGGTCCGCCTTGCCGCGCGCATCGTTGAACGCGGCGGTGACGAGGTCTTCCAGCATCGTCTTTTCTTCCGGCACGATCAGGCTGTCGTCGATCGACACGCCGAGGATGCGGCCCTTGGCGGTACAGCGGATCTTGACCAGGCCGCCGCCCGATACGCCTTCGACCTCAAGCGCGTCGAGCTTGGCCTGGGCGTCGCCCATCTGTTGCTGGATCGTTTCCGCCGCTTTCTGCGCGGCGGCCAGCATCTCTTCCATCGATTTCATGCGCGACTTCTCCATGGGGGTGAGCCGGCGGCGCCTTCTTCAGGCACCAGTTCGGCGTCGGGGAATGCGGCGAAGGCGGCTTCAACCAGCGGATGCGCGCGCAGCTTCTGCGCGGCGGCATCGCGGTCCATCTGCTCGCGTTCGTAAAGCGTGGGCGCGCCGCCCTCGGCCACGCGCTCGACCTGCCAGCGCTCGCCCGTCAGCTCGAGCAGCGCCTGCCTGAGATCGGGAGCCAGATCGTCACTGAAGCCGGGCGCCAGCGCATACGTCAGCTGGCCCGCGACCACCTCGACCGGGCGCACCTGCATCTTGAGCTGCGAGGCGAGCTGCAGGCGGCCGATCTTGTTCTCGATGTCATCGACCAACTGCGTCCAGTCGAGCGCGGCGGGTGCCACGGGCGCGGCATCGGCGCCAGCACTTGCAGAGGGCAACGCGGCGGCGCGCGCCGCCATCTCCTCCAGCGATTTCGCCAGCGTGCCCGGGTCGGGCAGATCACTCGCATGGAGGGCGCGGAGCAGCGCCATCTGAGCCGCGACCAGCGGATCGGGCGCGGTGCGCACCTCGTCGTAGCCTTTGAGCAGAAGCTGCCACAGCCGGTGAAGCTGGCCGGGAGAGAGCCGCTCCGCCCACTCGTCGATCACGGCGCGTTCTTCGATGGTGGGCGCATCGGCGCCGCTGCCGCCGACCTGGCACACGGTAATGCGGTTGGTCAGTTCCATCAGGCTGCGCATCAGCGCCATCGGCTCGACGCCCAGCGCGTACTGGTCAGCGAGCGCGGTCAGCAGGCCCTTGGCATCGCCTTCGAGCAGGTGAGTGAACAACCGCCGCTGCGCGCTCTTGTCCGCCAGCCCGAGCATGTCGCGCACCCGCTCTGCGGTCACCATCGGTGCGTTGGTCGGCCCCTCGGTGTCGAGGTCGGCGTGGGCGATCGCCTGGTCGAGGATCGACAAGCCGTCGCGCACCGATCCTTCTGCTGCGCCGGCGATCAGGTGCAGCGCTTCGTCCTCCGCCTCGACGCCCTCCTGGCGGCAGATGCTGGCGAAATGCTGCTGAAGCAGCTCGGCGGAGATGCGCCGCAGGTCGAACCGCTGGGTCCGGCTAAGCACGGTGACCGGCAGCTTCTCGACCTCGGTGGTCGCGAACAGGAACTTCACATGCGCGGGGGGTTCCTCAAGAGTCTTGAGCAAGGCGTTGAACGCATTGCGCGACAGCATGTGGACTTCGTCGACGATGTAGATCTTGTAGCGGGCGCTGACTGCCGCGTAGCGGACCGCCTCGATGATCTCGCGCACGTCGTCGACGCCGGTGTTGCTGGCCGCGTCCATCTCGATCACGTCGATGTGGCGCCCTTCGGCGATCGCGCGGCATGGCTCGCACTCTCCGCACGGGTCGATCGTCGGGCCGCCGGTGCCATCGGGGCCGATGCAGTTGAGCGCCTTGGCGATGAGCCGCGCGGTCGAAGTCTTGCCCACGCCGCGCACGCCGGTCATCAGGAACGCGTGCGCCAGCCGGTCGCGCTTGATCGCATTGGCCAGCGTGCGGACCATCGGTTCCTGCCCGATGAGCTCGCTGAAGGTCTGTGGCCGGTACTTCCGGGCGAGGACGCGATACGGCTGCGCTGCCGGAGAGGGTGCCGGCGCAGCTGCGGGTGCGGGTGCGGGCGTCGGGGCCGGCGCGGGATCGGCGAACATCGCGCTCTGACCCGCCGCTTCCAGCTCCGCCGCACTGGGGGCGCGGTCGGCATCGTCTTCGGGCGGGGTCTCGCCGAACATGTCCCCGGATTCGCTCATGAAGCGAAGCTAGGGGTTGAGGGGGCGAAAGTCATCGGATGAATGAGGAGGAGCCGGCCGACCCGCCGCAACCCGTTGTGGCTGCTTCCTTCCGGACCTGACCAGGTTGGCGGACGCAAGCGTCCGACCGACTCCCGGGCGGGCATATGGAGTCTTCGTGGTGTTTTGTCCAGCCGTCCGGCTGGCCACGGTGCCGGCGCGAAGTCATCCGCAGATGATCGGTCCGCGCACTAACGAAAGTTGTCGGCGTAGGCCTGCAGCTTCAGCCGCTTGGGCGGGGTCGGCTGGACCCGCGCGGGGATGCCGTATTTGTCGGCATAGGCGGTCGCTTCCGCTACGCTGGCGAAGGTCAGCACCACCTGGCTCTGGGTATCGGACCCACCGGCCCAGCCCATCAGCGGGTCGGGCCGGTGGGCTTCGGTGCTTTCAAATTCGAGCACCCATTCTGCAGTCCGTGCCTTGCCGGACTGCATCGTGCTTTTGGGACGTTGGTAAATACGTGCTGCCATGATGCTTTGCGTCCTAGATCAGCTTTGGGAGCGGGAAAAGGCATTCTTGGTCTTGAGGCTGGGCTTTTCCGCCCACGGTTCGTCCGGCCAGCGGTGCCTGGGATAGCGGCCCTTCATCTCCTTCTTCACGTCCTTCCAACTGCCGCGCCAGAAGCCCGGCAGATCGCGGGTGGACTGAAGCGGGCGCCCGGCGGGGCTGGTG is part of the Altererythrobacter sp. TH136 genome and harbors:
- the lon gene encoding endopeptidase La; amino-acid sequence: MNQLFPLLPLRDIVVFPGQVVSIFVGREKSVAALEAAMEGDKDIFLVAQLDPGCDDPSDDDLFDTGVIAQVLQLLKMPDGTVRLLVEGGTRANLIAMRQEGGFVVAEVESTSPETAAGSEVVAMMRQVVEQFGEYAKLNKKLGEGAGNDLTEIDDAGELADTISAALAGKVADKQALLAERDPLKRLEMVMSIMEGELSVLKVERKIRGRVKRQMEKTQREYYLNEQLKAIQSELGGDGEDGDEIAELTDKIAKLKLSKEARAKAESELKKLKTMQPMSAEATVIRNYLDVLLGLPWGKKSKVKKDIAQAQAVLDEDHYALEKVKDRIVEYLAVQARTNKLKGPILCLVGPPGVGKTSLGKSIAKATGREFVRQSLGGVRDEAEIRGHRRTYIGSLPGKIVSNLKKAGTSNPLFLLDEIDKLGQDFRGDPASALLEVLDPEQNAKFQDHYLELDLDLSDIMFVTTANSLNLPQPLLDRMEIIRLEGYTEDEKVEIAERHLIAKQIEAHGLKDGEFVLTTDGLRDLIRYYTREAGVRTLEREIARLARKSLRKILEKQVTSVTVTPENLGEFAGVRKFKHGVSEEEAQVGAVTGLAWTEVGGELLTIESVTTPGKGEIKTTGKLGDVMTESIAAAFSFVKARAPAYGIRPSVFQRKNIHIHLPEGAVPKDGPSAGVGMVTSIVSTLSGVAVRPDVAMTGEVTLRGRVLAIGGLKEKLLAALRGGIKTVLIPEDNVKDLAEIPQNIKDGLEIVPVGHVDQVLERALVSPLDAIEWSEADDLASQPLRHEPGEGATAH
- a CDS encoding YbaB/EbfC family nucleoid-associated protein, whose product is MKSMEEMLAAAQKAAETIQQQMGDAQAKLDALEVEGVSGGGLVKIRCTAKGRILGVSIDDSLIVPEEKTMLEDLVTAAFNDARGKADRVANDEMQKIQSGMGLPPGLEIPGFS
- a CDS encoding DNA polymerase III subunit gamma/tau yields the protein MSESGDMFGETPPEDDADRAPSAAELEAAGQSAMFADPAPAPTPAPAPAAAPAPSPAAQPYRVLARKYRPQTFSELIGQEPMVRTLANAIKRDRLAHAFLMTGVRGVGKTSTARLIAKALNCIGPDGTGGPTIDPCGECEPCRAIAEGRHIDVIEMDAASNTGVDDVREIIEAVRYAAVSARYKIYIVDEVHMLSRNAFNALLKTLEEPPAHVKFLFATTEVEKLPVTVLSRTQRFDLRRISAELLQQHFASICRQEGVEAEDEALHLIAGAAEGSVRDGLSILDQAIAHADLDTEGPTNAPMVTAERVRDMLGLADKSAQRRLFTHLLEGDAKGLLTALADQYALGVEPMALMRSLMELTNRITVCQVGGSGADAPTIEERAVIDEWAERLSPGQLHRLWQLLLKGYDEVRTAPDPLVAAQMALLRALHASDLPDPGTLAKSLEEMAARAAALPSASAGADAAPVAPAALDWTQLVDDIENKIGRLQLASQLKMQVRPVEVVAGQLTYALAPGFSDDLAPDLRQALLELTGERWQVERVAEGGAPTLYEREQMDRDAAAQKLRAHPLVEAAFAAFPDAELVPEEGAAGSPPWRSRA
- a CDS encoding ETC complex I subunit codes for the protein MAARIYQRPKSTMQSGKARTAEWVLEFESTEAHRPDPLMGWAGGSDTQSQVVLTFASVAEATAYADKYGIPARVQPTPPKRLKLQAYADNFR